From Spirochaetota bacterium:
TTTCCTCTGTAATCAATTTGAAAATGCAGTTTGTTATTGTTAATTCTGCCAATAATTTTACCAGATCTGATTTTCTCATCTTCTTCCACAACTATTTTTTTTAGGTTTGCATATATTGTGAAATAATTATCAGCATGTCTAATAACTACGTACCTTCCAAACCCTCTCATTCTCCCAATTTTATTGACCTTCCCTGAAGCTGAAGAGATTACTTGTGCATCAGGTCTCCCTGTTATTATTATTCCAATCGATTTTACACCATCAATACCATCTCTTCTAACGGTAAATATATTCTTCAAAGGCCAACTAAATTGATGCTTCTTCTTAGCATATTTTTTTTTGTTGCTTCCCTCACCACTGCCATTAACTGGTATTTTTAGGAATGCACCAGCTTTGATAATGTTTTCATTAATATTGTTTATTCTGCATATCTCTTCAATAGGTATATGGTATTTTTTTGAAATTCTATAAAGTGTATCGCCCTTTTTAATCTTATATAATATCTCTTTATTTTTTCTTCTTTTCGTGCTTTTAAACTTATTATCCTTATTATATGAATAAAAATTTGAATATTTTTTATTTTTATATTTAGTTTGATTTCTATTATAAACTCTCCTGATGATATAATCAGAACCTTGATCCTTGACTTCTTTCCTTCTATATCCATTAATAGGTACATCTTCAATACAAATATTGTCTGCATTATCCCATCTAAAACTCTGACTTTCAAAACGATCTTTGTTGTTTTG
This genomic window contains:
- a CDS encoding peptidoglycan DD-metalloendopeptidase family protein, with protein sequence MLIELHREVKKKYIIILFLLYCVNCAPHKSIYKVNNPYNKRSAYQNNKDRFESQSFRWDNADNICIEDVPINGYRRKEVKDQGSDYIIRRVYNRNQTKYKNKKYSNFYSYNKDNKFKSTKRRKNKEILYKIKKGDTLYRISKKYHIPIEEICRINNINENIIKAGAFLKIPVNGSGEGSNKKKYAKKKHQFSWPLKNIFTVRRDGIDGVKSIGIIITGRPDAQVISSASGKVNKIGRMRGFGRYVVIRHADNYFTIYANLKKIVVEEDEKIRSGKIIGRINNNKLHFQIDYRGKSLNPLHYLPKRG